The DNA sequence ATCAGATATAAATGTGAATACAGTATCAAATctaataaaactaaaaaatagGCCTTAAATGCGAAAGGATCCTTCCGCCGCAAAACACATACGCGCAGGCAAACAGGAACGATAGCTAAAATATGTAGATCCCGTAAACAATCATCTTTACTAGAACCCTTAAACCAACAGGCTGGGTCAAGAAATTTCCGGCATACAGTTTTTCTATGCTAGCCTTTGAAAGGCTATAGAAAATCATTTTGTTAGTATAAGAACATGTGAAactattctaaaaaaaattagtcCGATTGTCAAAACGCCCCAATTTAAACTCAGCCTGATCTTTGAAATTGCACGTTATTCTTATACACACGTTTCAATGTTGATGACTGatcaaattttattattttcaaacCGTTACCAACAAAACCTTTGGACAGTTTAACCACTTGAGTTTTTGTCTTAGAAAGAAGTCTATGTCGTCAACAGAATTACTATGCATATCCACACCTCCCTCTACTAGTGGGCGTACTTTTGGTCTAGATTGTACGCATGCTTGCATAGAAAATCCTCCGGCAATATCTGGAAATATCTTCTTACGTTCAATAGTATGTAAAGCAGAGAAGGGTAAAAAGAGAGGCGTAAAaatagggccgtagcaagggtTTGGGCactggggcacgtgccccaaaatattttcaaaaactatAAGGGAATGACCAGTAGGTGCGTGgttgtgcccccaatattttcttactgtttctgtatcgtgcccccaaTAATTTGATAACTTCTACGGCTATAGTAAAATGTTTACCCCTGCGCGTGAAAATCGAAGGAAGCGAAAGCGGGGAAGTGAGAAAGAAACGAAAATTTATTCCTTTCTTTTCTGTTCCCACTTCACTTTTCTGTCATTGTGATTTTCACATGCGTGCGCATTTAACCGGTTGCTCCCAACGCTGTAAAGCTGTGAGGGAGTACCATAGGCCACTCAAAGTGGCGTAGTAAGCTTTCTTTGTCACACATATTTCATGAAAAAGTACGCATAAGAAAGAATAATAAGTCGATGTAACTGATACGCCTTCGTATCTCGTGCAAGCTAACCTGCTTTGAAATTTTGAAGAGTGTTTATTGCGCATGTTGTTAATACCATTGCTGCTGCCGTCTTTTACGTATCTAGCGGGCATCAAGTAGCGCATAGCGCATGTCTTTAGTTTTGATAACCGCTGTCGTCCCTCGCCCAAACTAACTGCGCCTCAAACATGTTCATGGTTAGGGGCTTGTGTAAGACGAGCTTAACGTCTATTGCGGGAACCCTCGTGCCGCTAGCAAACTGTACGTAGACAAAGATATTGGATTCTCTGTACAAATACGCCAAAGTGTTGATGGAGACCATTACCCGACCACCCCCCACGGGAATCGGGACCTGGGATAGCAGTATGGTTCTATTCCTGGGAGACTTTTCCATGCATATACCGATTGTGCTGATATTACTAGCGAGGCGTTCTTTCAGTGTGAGCTGCACAGCAAGTCTGTAATCTCCCGCTATCTTAATCTTGATGTTGCCTTCTTTACCACTTGCGTTAATTTTGCCCTTTTTTCGCAGGGTTCGGAACTTTTGTCGTTGATTTGAGGCAAAGTTTCCCTTTTTACCCACTTTTGGAGGAAGCGAGTCCCAATTTGTGACTTTATACAGGTCGTTTCCTGAAGAAGAGAAAATTTCAATATCAGTACTCTCTGAACCGAAATTCTAGAGGACTAGAAAAATGATTTCCATACTACAACCTTCATGTGActcttttttgttattgaataAACATTCGAAAAAGCAGCGGATTATTTCTAAGGAAACTTACTTTAAAATAGCCAACATTATGATGTcagctatatatatatatatactgtaCAATACTGTATATACTGTACAATATCAGTATCGGCCAGTACCATGACTCTTGGATTGTGAAGAGCCTAGTAACGGttccaaaataataaaaatgtggTCTATAATGCGGCCAATATGATTGATTACTGTAATTTATTTTCTCGTGACTGCTAAGAAAGGCTAAATTTTTttgtaatctttttttttttctactaacTTTTGTACAGGCAAAAGTTTAGTATACACATGTCTTTTGTACAGTTCAtgtcagcctagtcccaggccttcttttcgggtttcctgtggtgggGTTTTCTGTGGGTGGTATGGgtcgtgacgtcacaggaagtGGGTGAGCTCGTCCCAGCCCCATGCTACCTCACGGTGAATCTccgagcacaggaaacccgataagaacgcctgtgACTAGGCTGCAGTTATTGTGACATATCGTTAATTCTCTCAGCACGGGACCCATAGTGATCATAACTCCAGCAAATTTCGATCTGACTTAGAGAAAGTACAAGTTATAGAATTCAATTCCACGATAATCTTGGATAATAAGAGACATCTACTTATGACCGCTAACCAATACCTACCCATGAGCAGAAGGGGCATTCTCCGCCTTCCAAGCAAATGAACAAACACCGGTTCCATCTCGTCGGCCCGTGTATCTACCCTGTAAGGTAAGCCTATAAAAAGATATACAATAAGTCAGAAACGAAAGACATGAAGGAGCAGAAACACACAGAATTGgcatccccacccctcctagtcacgtgcccccccccccccccctgggtccAAACTTACCATTAGCTGTTCTGTTGAGTTTGTTGTTGATTTGCCGCGCGACTAGAGAGACaaccaaaataattttaggAGTTAAAGAAtttcgatcaaccactccattgttattgtttatcgttgaaaatacagtggttgtTTATGCGTGCGCAAGGAAAGTTAAAAAggacaatctacgaatgaagtctgaaaTGCTGTTGACGATATTCGATTGGCGTGACCGGCCTTCTTTAACATATAGTTTGCGCATGTGCATGCGCATGTATACCATGTTCacgagttttttttaaaaaaagtgcgaAAGATAGGGTCGCAAAAGCAAGGCGACACGAAATTATGTTTTTGCATAGAAAAGGAAAGAGCAACAGTAGTGTTGCCTCGAAATAATCGCAAACCGAGGCGTAAAACTGGATTTATAGTAATTATATCCGTTTAGTGTGTTTTGATGCATTGTAAATAAGTAGATATACTTTTTAAAATCATGCTAGCTACCCAGGCGAAAAGTAATACTTAATGTCTACATATTTAATACTTAATTTGATTGTTTATCCTCTATCTTctgattgtttgttttctattaTTCTCCCTCATAAtatcaataattataatagtaTTATCATGATAAGACACCTTCGTCGACGATGTATCTACACTTCTCTGGGCGTTTGAAGGGGCACCCTGTGAAAAAGAGTGATGTaagcggttttttttttctctcatttTGATTCCCCTCTGAGGAGTGAGACTGAGAATTTACTAAGAGTAcgcttgggttacctgtggagAGGGCATGACCTTGAAAAAGGACTACCGCAACTCTATGGCGTCATATCCCCGCCAAAATTCGATCTTGCGATTTGACCTTCAAAGGACTTTTCAATGTGCAACTTTTGTCATGCAATATTTGACGGTCACAATTTAACATGCGTGCATCTATAATGCGATTTTCTATGTTCACAATTCAACATGCGTGCTTACAATTCGACATCCATGTCCATAATGCAATGTGCTTTTTATCGCAGTTCAACTTGCTTCTTAAACCATTTGACACCGCACCTTAAAAATTCAATATTAATTTTGCAATCCAACATTCATTGTCGCAATTCAACATTACTGATGGAATCCAGAATTCGTGTTCGCAATCTAACATTCAAGTTCGCAACATTGAACTTCGCGCTTGAGTGATCTGACCTTGACGACCTAAGCCGCTGGTGTAACGCGGGCGCTTCGATAACCCGTCAAACCGGTTTGTTAACTGATACCGACCGGCGGTTTCCTGCAAGGCGGTGATTGAAGATGTAGATGGTGAAAGGTTGAGATAAGGAGGTGGAGATGTGGTTGTGTAGGGAATGGTGAAACTTAATTTATGTTTGTGAAGTTGCAGTGTGAAAGAAGAGAAAGGGGTGATGGGGTTATCAGGTTATGTTCGGGTGGTTGAGATTATGGATTATGAGACAACGAGTTAAGGTTTTTACAAGAGATggggttgataataaaacgGCATGAGAGTTATGAATGAAGGGGTTTTTGTGTTGAGTGGAGAAGGTGGTTAGTAAATATGTTATTATGTGGGGATTGAAACAGTTCTTATCGGTAACTGGTGGCGAGTGTTGATGTGAAGAGGTGATGGCGGCATTAGTGAAATCTGATGAGGGGAGATAATGCGAGTGTGAAGGGGTGTGAACAAAACGATTGGTAGGAATATTGTGACAAGACTGTGTAGTTTTTTTGagaaagtgtgttgtgtgtaggGTAGGAAAGTAATATGTaggataagagaaaaaaaagtgtttataTTGTAGAAAGAAAATAGTGAGCGGTAATGGAGAAGGTGAAGTATGTGTGGAGGTATGTATCTAATGAAGTGtgtatgatt is a window from the Nematostella vectensis chromosome 9, jaNemVect1.1, whole genome shotgun sequence genome containing:
- the LOC116601909 gene encoding uncharacterized protein LOC116601909 isoform X1, whose product is MGSYEYLRPTERHRRNGRLIINISLAAIVVFTSELSSSSAYPLKSDNRVNLKDGTLFINSNEAKAQFYAGDKSSIQPSRMDQDYSIRRQQKDKKEITPNLPRTKRGLRINGCPFKRPEKCRYIVDEVARQINNKLNRTANGLPYRVDTRADEMEPVFVHLLGRRRMPLLLMGNDLYKVTNWDSLPPKVGKKGNFASNQRQKFRTLRKKGKINASGKEGNIKIKIAGDYRLAVQLTLKERLASNISTIGICMEKSPRNRTILLSQVPIPVGGGRVMVSINTLAYLYRESNIFVYVQFASGTRVPAIDVKLVLHKPLTMNMFEAQLVWARDDSGYQN
- the LOC116601909 gene encoding uncharacterized protein LOC116601909 isoform X2, with the translated sequence MGSYEYLRPTERHRRNGRLIINISLAAIVVFTSELSSSSAYPLKSDNRVNLKDGTLFINSNEAKAQFYAGDKSSIQPSRMDQDYSIRRQQKDKKEITPNLPRTKRGLRINVARQINNKLNRTANGLPYRVDTRADEMEPVFVHLLGRRRMPLLLMGNDLYKVTNWDSLPPKVGKKGNFASNQRQKFRTLRKKGKINASGKEGNIKIKIAGDYRLAVQLTLKERLASNISTIGICMEKSPRNRTILLSQVPIPVGGGRVMVSINTLAYLYRESNIFVYVQFASGTRVPAIDVKLVLHKPLTMNMFEAQLVWARDDSGYQN